From the genome of Solidesulfovibrio carbinolicus, one region includes:
- a CDS encoding TerC family protein, giving the protein MDSAWMWIGFNVLVLALLALDLGVLHRHGREIGVREALLLSLGYVILALSFGAGIHYFLGPQAATEYLTGYLIEKSLSIDNIFVFVLVFMHFSVPKDCQHKVLFWGILGALIMRAALILAGAAIIESFHGIIYVFGAFLVFTGIKMLVTVGQEPNLDENHINRFMRRHFRVTENFEGKKFFVRRNGALFITPLFIVLVLVEVTDVIFALDSIPAIFAITTDPFIVYTSNVFAILGLRALYFALVGIIHRFHYLKYGLSLVLVVVGAKMIVNAWFGEKIVSTELALFITAVIIGSSMLFSLLRTQKMPTEEALKDATRWWVPGSPPKVEADKQPRNDNKNGKS; this is encoded by the coding sequence ATGGATAGTGCATGGATGTGGATTGGTTTTAATGTGCTGGTTCTGGCCTTACTGGCTTTGGACCTTGGCGTCCTGCACCGCCATGGACGAGAGATCGGCGTACGCGAAGCGTTGTTGCTGAGCCTAGGCTATGTCATTTTGGCTTTGTCTTTCGGCGCCGGCATCCATTACTTCCTTGGCCCCCAAGCTGCGACAGAGTACCTGACAGGCTATCTGATAGAAAAAAGTCTCTCAATCGACAACATCTTCGTCTTCGTTCTCGTCTTTATGCACTTTTCCGTTCCCAAGGACTGCCAGCACAAGGTTCTCTTCTGGGGTATTCTTGGCGCGTTGATCATGCGCGCTGCGCTTATCCTGGCCGGGGCAGCGATTATTGAATCCTTCCACGGAATCATCTACGTCTTTGGGGCGTTCCTCGTCTTCACAGGAATAAAGATGCTGGTTACGGTTGGACAAGAACCGAACCTGGACGAGAACCACATCAATCGTTTTATGCGTCGCCACTTCCGGGTGACCGAAAACTTCGAAGGCAAAAAATTCTTCGTTCGACGCAATGGCGCACTCTTCATTACGCCACTCTTCATCGTCCTGGTACTTGTCGAAGTCACAGACGTAATCTTCGCTTTGGATTCCATTCCGGCCATTTTCGCCATTACCACCGACCCATTCATCGTTTATACGTCAAATGTCTTCGCCATCCTCGGTCTCAGGGCGCTCTACTTTGCTCTCGTGGGTATCATTCACCGGTTTCATTATCTCAAATATGGTCTGTCTCTTGTACTCGTGGTCGTAGGCGCGAAAATGATAGTCAACGCCTGGTTCGGCGAAAAAATAGTATCCACAGAACTGGCCTTGTTTATCACGGCAGTGATCATCGGCAGCTCTATGTTGTTTTCGTTGCTGCGAACGCAGAAAATGCCCACCGAAGAAGCTCTCAAAGATGCGACCCGTTGGTGGGTTCCGGGCAGCCCTCCAAAAGTTGAAGCGGACAAGCAGCCACGGAACGACAACAAGAATGGTAAGTCTTGA
- a CDS encoding GNAT family N-acetyltransferase, protein MDCDIDTLKAFLATAGCPGETVAALSRDVPLAAQGLAAERCAALAQGLTEALGVPEAPATLCQEGSLDDWLDFVARHLDDETLKRAAIARIVKNKTEIPHGKPYVIDRMRPQDALGVAGLFYTIYDANYPVLDYIVPEKLVALNQQKAVVTLVARAETGEIVGHGAYYRSSPPNPTVYEQGQLLVDPAYRQTSLAFRLLKELDAVSYAMTWAEAFFGEAVCNHVVTQKSGDRQGYVPCGIELSLMPDGAYAKEGACGRITCMTGFRVHRDKRLPLYLPEDCRPVLEPILTGFSLNRDMHFAASDVPESSETVLDARLFDFAQVERIQVATIGRDFPGHVAAIEERAVRLGLAVVQIFCNTASPGVAFAVKALRQRSYVFGGFMPLWFPDGDAIMFQRLATAPDFEAVRLFTDRAKAILAHIQAEWHAYGR, encoded by the coding sequence ATGGACTGCGATATCGATACGCTCAAGGCATTTTTGGCGACAGCGGGATGTCCGGGCGAAACCGTTGCCGCCCTCTCCCGGGATGTGCCGCTGGCGGCCCAAGGCCTTGCAGCGGAGCGTTGCGCCGCCCTGGCCCAGGGCCTGACCGAAGCCCTGGGCGTGCCTGAGGCGCCCGCAACGCTTTGCCAGGAAGGCTCTCTGGACGATTGGCTCGACTTTGTCGCCCGGCATCTGGACGACGAGACGCTCAAACGAGCGGCCATTGCCCGCATCGTGAAAAACAAGACGGAAATCCCTCACGGAAAGCCCTATGTCATCGACCGGATGCGCCCCCAGGACGCACTTGGCGTGGCCGGCTTGTTTTATACCATCTACGACGCCAACTATCCGGTCCTGGATTACATCGTGCCGGAAAAGCTGGTGGCCCTGAACCAGCAGAAGGCCGTGGTGACGCTGGTGGCCAGGGCCGAAACCGGCGAGATCGTCGGCCACGGGGCGTATTACCGCAGTTCACCGCCCAATCCGACCGTATATGAGCAGGGGCAACTTTTGGTCGATCCGGCCTACCGCCAGACCTCCCTGGCCTTCAGGCTTCTTAAGGAACTCGACGCGGTCTCCTACGCCATGACCTGGGCCGAGGCCTTTTTCGGCGAGGCGGTGTGCAACCATGTCGTCACCCAGAAAAGCGGCGACCGCCAAGGCTACGTGCCCTGCGGCATCGAACTGTCCCTCATGCCGGACGGGGCCTATGCCAAGGAGGGGGCTTGCGGCCGGATCACCTGTATGACGGGTTTTCGGGTGCATCGGGACAAGCGGCTGCCGCTCTATCTGCCCGAAGACTGCCGCCCGGTGTTGGAGCCAATCCTTACTGGCTTTTCCCTGAACCGGGATATGCATTTTGCCGCCAGCGACGTCCCCGAATCGTCGGAAACCGTGCTCGACGCCCGCCTTTTCGACTTCGCCCAGGTGGAACGCATCCAGGTCGCCACCATCGGCCGGGATTTTCCCGGGCATGTCGCCGCCATTGAGGAGCGGGCCGTTCGTCTGGGACTGGCCGTGGTTCAGATTTTTTGCAACACGGCCTCCCCGGGCGTGGCCTTTGCGGTCAAGGCCCTGCGGCAACGCAGCTACGTGTTCGGAGGGTTTATGCCTTTGTGGTTCCCCGACGGCGACGCCATCATGTTCCAACGGTTGGCAACAGCGCCGGACTTCGAGGCCGTGCGCCTGTTCACCGACCGCGCCAAGGCGATTCTGGCGCATATCCAGGCTGAGTGGCACGCCTATGGGCGCTGA